A portion of the Stigmatella aurantiaca DW4/3-1 genome contains these proteins:
- a CDS encoding DUF4388 domain-containing protein — protein sequence MARLLIIEDNPELASLMVAAAQSRGHHAQAVHTGEAALALLRPRAFDAAVVDLLLPDIRGSEVLTALVPNDIPAIAISGVFKGDRFAQEAVNVHGARAFFEKPFELDALLDALEQKCGLPSVALPPPPPPEAHETEEAVLDLMDLLVPEDEVEELVPLAVTPPPLPPRPREVTSLPEPHEAVEPGVPSVPEAPPEPEMVLPFGEREKVWTKTAPVEAAPAPRTRRRVLPEWSLEGEIKEATVPRLLNAYYEARHNGELKLKQGQVLKVIYFEAGRPVYAASNLANERFARFALRRGVLNGEGLQAVTALAKENVRTGEAMIRLGFVDAERHRQLVEEQVKEILWSTFGWTEGGYGFSPMRLQRSGRVKLSIFPGDLLLEGVLKMETLVTLRQKMAAQRRLFPTANPPYALHELRLSGPQAMLLAYSDGSKTVEDLLTLTDLSERETLATLRGLELMGVLEERREEPSRRRITFGL from the coding sequence ATGGCGCGACTGCTCATCATCGAGGACAACCCCGAACTCGCCTCCCTGATGGTGGCGGCCGCCCAGAGCCGGGGCCACCATGCGCAGGCTGTCCATACCGGCGAGGCCGCGCTCGCGCTGCTGCGCCCCCGCGCCTTTGACGCGGCCGTGGTGGACCTGCTGCTGCCCGACATCCGCGGCTCCGAGGTGCTCACCGCCCTGGTGCCCAACGACATCCCCGCCATCGCCATCAGCGGTGTGTTCAAGGGTGACCGCTTCGCCCAGGAGGCCGTCAACGTCCATGGCGCCCGGGCCTTCTTCGAGAAGCCCTTCGAGCTGGATGCCCTGCTGGATGCCCTCGAACAGAAGTGTGGGCTGCCCTCCGTCGCGCTCCCCCCTCCCCCTCCGCCCGAGGCCCACGAGACCGAGGAGGCCGTTCTCGATCTGATGGACCTGCTGGTGCCGGAGGATGAGGTGGAGGAGCTGGTGCCCCTCGCGGTGACGCCCCCGCCCCTGCCCCCTCGCCCCCGGGAGGTGACCTCCCTGCCGGAGCCCCACGAGGCCGTCGAACCGGGCGTCCCCTCCGTGCCCGAAGCCCCTCCCGAGCCGGAGATGGTCCTGCCCTTCGGAGAGCGCGAGAAGGTCTGGACGAAGACCGCCCCGGTGGAGGCCGCCCCCGCCCCCCGGACCCGCCGCCGCGTCCTGCCCGAGTGGTCGCTCGAGGGGGAAATCAAGGAAGCCACCGTTCCCCGGCTCCTCAACGCGTATTACGAGGCCCGCCACAACGGCGAGCTCAAGCTCAAGCAGGGCCAAGTCCTCAAGGTCATCTACTTCGAGGCGGGCCGCCCCGTGTACGCCGCCTCCAACCTGGCCAACGAGCGCTTCGCCCGCTTCGCCCTGCGCCGCGGCGTGCTGAATGGCGAAGGGCTCCAGGCGGTAACGGCCCTCGCGAAGGAGAACGTGCGCACCGGCGAGGCGATGATCCGCCTGGGCTTCGTCGACGCCGAGCGGCACCGCCAGCTCGTCGAGGAGCAGGTGAAGGAGATCCTCTGGTCCACCTTCGGCTGGACGGAGGGCGGCTACGGCTTCAGCCCCATGCGCCTGCAACGCTCGGGGCGGGTGAAGCTGTCCATCTTCCCCGGGGACCTCCTGCTGGAGGGCGTGCTCAAGATGGAGACGCTGGTGACGCTGCGGCAGAAGATGGCCGCCCAGCGGCGGCTCTTTCCCACGGCCAACCCGCCCTATGCCCTGCACGAGCTGCGGCTGTCGGGCCCCCAGGCGATGCTGCTGGCGTACTCGGATGGCAGCAAGACGGTGGAGGACCTGCTCACCCTCACGGACCTCTCCGAGCGCGAGACGCTCGCCACGCTGCGGGGCCTGGAGCTGATGGGCGTCCTGGAGGAGCGGCGCGAGGAGCCCAGCCGGCGCCGCATCACCTTCGGACTTTGA
- a CDS encoding serine/threonine-protein kinase yields the protein MTGELLAGRYQLEQELGRGGMATVFLAMDLRLARRVAVKVMHPGGDGQRAERFRREAELVASLKHPNVLEIHDFGEDVARGPFLVCEWVQGESLREWAQRLAPVPPEVAAVLAWELARALGEAHGRGVVHRDVKPENVLVARGGPLKLADFGIAALEDQERLTSTGAVTGSLAYMAPERIDTGAFSPASDVYAVGVILFELCAGTTPHGGKGSAHLAVSVMTKDAPRLAERVPGTPEPLSALVARCLARDARDRPANGQELAALLEDVVSRSAGPPSEESRAFFQDPLGYSARRREIRFQLLLNEGRALLAKGQGARAAQVLNGALALRPDAPEVMALLRQRPRSGRSKVFGMGAALVGLGALGWGMSQWRGRPQPEQVQAVPVQAAPVQVPVPTLPETVPTEAVQEAPPPPTSQSKAKGPSRRGPVETRPDPSVPVRPAGSGSSQDIIPQAPPAHVSTEPGTLKVSTRPWAEVFVDGTSRGYTPRVRELSLSPGTHRLRYVNPLCDTVEEVLQVSPGETVTREVTLLVTKAEISIVAPAGALVEIDGVEVGVAPLPGAVNVMKGVHVISARVPGRVPLQHEVNAVAGKRIQAVLKETR from the coding sequence ATGACGGGTGAATTGCTGGCGGGCCGGTACCAGCTGGAACAGGAGCTGGGGCGTGGAGGCATGGCGACGGTCTTCCTGGCCATGGACCTGCGGCTGGCGAGGCGGGTGGCGGTGAAGGTGATGCACCCGGGAGGGGATGGGCAGCGGGCCGAGCGCTTCCGCCGGGAAGCGGAGCTGGTGGCCTCGCTCAAGCACCCCAACGTGCTGGAGATTCACGACTTTGGCGAGGATGTGGCACGAGGGCCCTTCCTGGTGTGCGAGTGGGTGCAGGGCGAGAGCCTGCGCGAGTGGGCCCAGCGGCTCGCGCCAGTGCCTCCCGAGGTGGCGGCGGTGCTGGCCTGGGAGCTGGCCCGGGCGCTTGGAGAGGCGCATGGGCGGGGGGTGGTGCATCGGGACGTGAAGCCCGAGAACGTGCTGGTGGCGCGGGGGGGGCCGCTGAAGCTGGCGGACTTCGGCATCGCCGCGCTGGAGGACCAGGAGCGGTTGACGAGCACCGGGGCCGTCACGGGCTCTCTGGCGTACATGGCGCCCGAGCGCATCGACACGGGCGCGTTCTCTCCCGCCTCGGATGTCTACGCGGTGGGGGTGATCCTCTTCGAGCTCTGTGCGGGCACCACGCCGCATGGAGGCAAGGGCAGCGCCCACCTGGCGGTCTCGGTGATGACGAAGGATGCGCCGAGGTTGGCCGAACGGGTGCCGGGCACTCCCGAGCCACTGAGCGCGCTGGTGGCGCGGTGTCTGGCGCGGGATGCAAGGGACCGCCCCGCGAATGGACAGGAGCTGGCGGCGTTGCTGGAGGACGTGGTGAGCCGCAGCGCGGGGCCTCCCTCGGAGGAGTCCCGCGCTTTTTTCCAGGATCCTTTGGGCTACTCCGCGCGTCGGCGGGAGATCCGGTTCCAACTCCTGCTGAACGAGGGCCGCGCGCTGCTGGCGAAGGGGCAGGGGGCGCGGGCCGCCCAGGTGCTCAACGGCGCCTTGGCACTTCGGCCGGATGCTCCCGAGGTGATGGCCCTGTTGCGCCAGCGTCCAAGGTCTGGACGCTCGAAGGTTTTTGGGATGGGCGCGGCGCTGGTGGGCCTGGGGGCTCTGGGGTGGGGCATGTCTCAGTGGCGCGGGCGGCCGCAGCCTGAACAGGTCCAAGCGGTGCCGGTCCAAGCGGCGCCGGTCCAGGTGCCCGTGCCGACCCTGCCAGAGACCGTGCCGACTGAGGCGGTCCAGGAGGCACCCCCTCCGCCCACTTCCCAATCCAAGGCCAAGGGTCCTTCGCGGCGAGGCCCGGTGGAGACGCGGCCAGATCCCTCGGTGCCCGTCCGGCCCGCGGGCTCCGGCAGCTCCCAGGACATCATTCCCCAGGCGCCTCCGGCGCACGTGTCCACGGAACCTGGAACGCTGAAGGTGTCGACCCGCCCTTGGGCCGAAGTCTTCGTGGATGGAACGAGCCGGGGCTACACACCGCGCGTGAGGGAGCTGAGCCTGTCCCCAGGGACGCACCGGTTGCGCTACGTCAACCCGTTGTGTGACACGGTGGAAGAGGTCCTCCAGGTGTCTCCCGGTGAGACGGTGACACGGGAGGTGACGCTCCTGGTGACCAAGGCGGAGATCTCCATCGTCGCGCCAGCGGGAGCCCTCGTCGAGATCGACGGGGTGGAGGTAGGCGTGGCCCCGCTGCCTGGGGCCGTGAATGTCATGAAAGGCGTGCATGTCATCTCGGCCCGGGTTCCTGGCAGGGTCCCGTTGCAACATGAGGTGAACGCGGTGGCGGGCAAGCGCATCCAGGCCGTGTTGAAGGAGACGCGATGA
- a CDS encoding sigma 54-interacting transcriptional regulator, producing the protein MPVLLLLPDGRRLPLEKPVVSVGTDAACDVVLTAAGVKPSHALLFRDGHDWSVSPASKGCDVRVRGKRVEVASLIAGDTFSVGSAVLTLVSAEEPLPHGKNLAAPASSGRLATVLADFAARLLVQRPAAELLEVAMRGLTETAGADVGFLVWVEGERRQVVCSTGPVPEAAVVDSLVDRVMASGAPVWVPEVAADAGLSSAPSVVALKLTSTLVLPLRVGSSLAAIYLGRRVGSPPFSSVDLEEAMALSSLAALLLATSRELTELRTQVDSLTKRIEAATFEGLIGESPAMRQLYRQVERLGPTSLNVLIQGETGTGKEWVARALHRRGGRRGRLVAINCAALPESLIERELFGHARGAFSGAGSDRAGLVEAADGGTLFLDEIGDMPLSLQSRLLRVVQEREVTRLGESRARKVDMRIVSASHKPLQAMGEQGTFRTDLLFRLDEVRVEVPPLRERGDDVLLIAHHVLSQEGRRARGFTQKATEALRGHPFPGNVRELVSRVRRAAVLASGELLGPEDLELGGDSAPLTPLDEARDAFVQRYVREAIARSGGSKKDAAQALGIGLRSLFRYLGEEG; encoded by the coding sequence ATGCCGGTCCTTCTGCTCCTCCCCGATGGGCGCCGCCTTCCCCTGGAAAAGCCGGTGGTGTCCGTGGGCACCGATGCCGCCTGTGACGTCGTCCTCACCGCAGCCGGGGTGAAGCCCAGCCACGCCTTGCTGTTCCGGGACGGCCATGACTGGTCGGTGTCTCCGGCGAGCAAGGGCTGTGACGTGCGGGTGCGCGGCAAGCGGGTGGAGGTGGCTTCGCTCATCGCGGGGGACACCTTCTCCGTGGGAAGCGCCGTCCTCACCCTGGTTTCGGCCGAGGAGCCCTTGCCGCACGGAAAGAACCTCGCCGCGCCTGCTTCCTCGGGACGGCTCGCCACGGTGCTGGCGGACTTCGCGGCGCGGTTGCTGGTGCAGCGCCCCGCGGCGGAACTGCTGGAAGTGGCCATGAGGGGGCTGACGGAGACGGCGGGCGCGGACGTGGGCTTCCTCGTGTGGGTGGAAGGGGAGCGGCGCCAGGTGGTGTGCTCCACGGGGCCTGTCCCGGAAGCGGCGGTGGTGGACAGCCTCGTGGATCGGGTGATGGCCTCGGGAGCGCCCGTGTGGGTGCCGGAGGTGGCCGCGGACGCAGGGTTGAGCAGCGCCCCCAGCGTGGTCGCCCTGAAGCTCACCTCCACGCTGGTGCTGCCCTTGCGCGTGGGGTCTTCCCTCGCGGCCATCTACCTGGGCCGGCGGGTGGGCAGCCCTCCGTTCTCCTCCGTGGATCTGGAGGAAGCCATGGCGCTCTCCTCCTTGGCGGCGTTGCTGCTGGCCACCTCGCGCGAGCTGACCGAGTTGCGCACCCAGGTGGACAGCCTCACGAAGCGGATCGAGGCGGCCACCTTCGAGGGGCTCATCGGCGAGTCGCCCGCCATGCGTCAGCTGTACCGGCAGGTGGAGCGGCTGGGGCCCACCTCGCTCAACGTGCTGATCCAGGGCGAGACGGGCACGGGCAAGGAGTGGGTGGCCCGGGCGCTGCACCGGCGCGGCGGGCGGCGGGGGCGGCTGGTGGCCATCAACTGCGCGGCGTTGCCCGAGTCCCTCATCGAGCGGGAGCTGTTCGGGCACGCGCGGGGGGCCTTTTCGGGGGCGGGCTCGGACCGGGCCGGCCTGGTGGAGGCCGCGGATGGGGGCACGCTCTTCCTGGATGAAATCGGAGACATGCCCCTGTCGCTCCAGTCCCGGCTGCTCCGGGTGGTGCAGGAGCGGGAGGTGACACGGCTGGGAGAGAGCCGGGCGCGCAAGGTGGACATGCGTATCGTCTCGGCCTCGCACAAGCCGCTCCAGGCGATGGGAGAGCAGGGCACCTTCCGCACGGACCTGCTGTTCCGGCTGGACGAGGTCCGGGTGGAGGTTCCTCCCCTGCGGGAGCGCGGAGACGATGTGCTGCTCATCGCTCACCACGTCTTGTCCCAGGAGGGGCGGAGGGCCCGGGGGTTCACCCAGAAGGCCACGGAGGCGCTGCGGGGACACCCTTTTCCGGGCAACGTGAGGGAACTGGTGTCGCGGGTGCGGCGCGCGGCGGTGCTGGCCTCGGGGGAACTGCTGGGGCCCGAGGATCTGGAGCTGGGAGGGGACTCCGCGCCCCTGACGCCGCTGGACGAGGCCCGGGATGCATTCGTGCAGCGGTACGTGCGCGAGGCCATTGCCCGCAGTGGCGGAAGCAAGAAGGACGCGGCACAAGCGCTCGGAATCGGGCTGCGCTCCTTGTTCCGCTATCTGGGGGAAGAGGGCTGA
- a CDS encoding Dickkopf N-terminal cysteine-rich domain-containing protein gives MCSASVKCPDGQFCFNGICALGCTSNSNCGNDMYCDTQDQGPLYFCKNKSVPTCSSDSQCAASQMCLKGFCSLKPPEVKPACDPDKAGAANDGCDKYAICSDPNGENATQADAYCAARATRSAPATTAW, from the coding sequence TTGTGCAGTGCCTCGGTCAAGTGCCCGGACGGGCAGTTCTGCTTCAATGGCATCTGTGCCCTTGGCTGCACGTCCAACAGCAACTGTGGCAACGATATGTATTGCGACACCCAGGATCAGGGGCCGTTGTATTTCTGCAAGAACAAGTCGGTGCCGACGTGCTCCTCGGACAGCCAGTGCGCTGCTTCCCAGATGTGCCTCAAGGGCTTCTGCAGCCTGAAGCCGCCCGAAGTGAAGCCCGCGTGTGACCCGGACAAGGCGGGCGCTGCGAACGATGGCTGTGACAAGTACGCCATCTGCAGTGATCCCAATGGGGAGAACGCCACCCAGGCGGATGCCTACTGCGCTGCACGAGCAACGCGCAGTGCGCCAGCAACAACTGCATGGTGA
- a CDS encoding general secretion pathway protein GspE → MRLGELLIQEKLITRQGLEEALESQVVHGGRLGTNLLELGLLSEKDLARLLGQLHGCAHASGELTPEPQALKLVNLNDADKRDYLPMRVDATRLSVAVMNPHDYAMLDALAFKTGKRVVPVVVPEFRMNQLLRRYCKAFRPLRAIDMNAVRPSKTLQEASGEPVKPIKAAELISEEEFQSVYAQALTGGARSDHLIDLLEEEEEVITGEEVSLEPVAAPAVEAEAAPAMEAGAEAEAAPVLEAAPVLEAQAASFEAPSAEEEVITGEEVYEPTEEYVPEEEAPSSPQRTTIPMWTLPAELVLEGDPSVSAPPVPDLPAPRYEPPEPSAPPEHIPYIPGPAEVPAPRRQTLSFIPVPSDVAPPPSAQPLSLPPVAPVVAPVVPPVAQAPRPRAPIPPVAKPLPAVPGKAAPRKEAAAKPAPPPKLSFAEAQAQLTQSIDREDVATTVLRYAMGKWRRCLLLSVQGSLVTGWHGMGKGVREGAVRRIGVALREQSTFRLVRDTRSHYVGPVRRDAAMAVFYRLLGADKRPDPTYPKTAVILPLLVRGKVVHLLYLDNGPDQLTPPTDVGELLILAQSVGRSYEAMIRRRKSA, encoded by the coding sequence ATGCGCCTCGGGGAACTGCTCATCCAGGAGAAGCTCATCACGCGCCAGGGGCTCGAGGAGGCGCTGGAGTCCCAGGTTGTCCACGGTGGGCGCCTGGGAACCAACCTGCTGGAACTGGGGCTGCTCTCCGAGAAGGACCTGGCGCGGCTGCTCGGGCAACTCCACGGGTGTGCCCACGCCTCCGGGGAGCTGACACCGGAGCCCCAGGCGTTGAAGCTGGTGAACCTCAACGACGCGGACAAGAGGGACTACCTGCCCATGCGGGTGGACGCGACGCGGCTGAGCGTCGCGGTCATGAACCCGCACGACTACGCGATGCTCGATGCGCTCGCGTTCAAGACGGGCAAGCGGGTGGTGCCGGTGGTCGTCCCCGAGTTCCGGATGAACCAGCTGCTGCGCCGGTACTGCAAGGCGTTCCGGCCGCTGCGCGCCATCGACATGAATGCCGTGCGCCCCTCGAAGACGCTGCAAGAGGCGTCGGGCGAGCCGGTCAAGCCGATCAAGGCCGCGGAGCTCATCAGCGAGGAGGAGTTTCAGTCGGTCTACGCCCAGGCGCTCACCGGAGGGGCCCGGTCGGATCACCTCATTGATCTTCTCGAAGAAGAGGAAGAAGTCATCACCGGCGAGGAGGTGAGCCTCGAGCCGGTGGCCGCGCCCGCCGTGGAGGCCGAGGCGGCGCCCGCGATGGAAGCCGGGGCCGAGGCTGAGGCCGCGCCCGTTCTGGAGGCCGCGCCCGTTCTGGAGGCCCAGGCCGCTTCGTTCGAGGCACCGAGCGCTGAGGAAGAGGTCATCACCGGCGAGGAGGTCTACGAGCCCACGGAAGAGTACGTGCCCGAGGAGGAGGCTCCGTCCTCGCCTCAGCGGACGACCATCCCCATGTGGACGTTGCCCGCGGAGCTCGTCCTGGAGGGCGACCCCTCCGTCAGTGCCCCGCCCGTCCCGGATCTCCCGGCGCCGCGGTACGAGCCGCCCGAGCCGTCCGCGCCCCCCGAGCACATCCCCTACATTCCGGGCCCCGCGGAGGTGCCCGCCCCGCGCCGTCAGACGCTCTCCTTCATCCCGGTGCCCTCGGATGTGGCCCCGCCCCCGTCTGCTCAGCCGCTGTCGCTTCCGCCCGTGGCACCAGTGGTGGCGCCCGTGGTGCCGCCCGTGGCTCAAGCGCCCCGGCCGCGGGCGCCCATTCCTCCCGTCGCGAAGCCCTTGCCCGCGGTGCCCGGCAAGGCCGCGCCCCGCAAGGAGGCGGCCGCCAAGCCAGCGCCCCCTCCGAAGCTTTCCTTCGCCGAGGCCCAAGCGCAGCTCACCCAGAGCATCGATCGCGAGGACGTGGCCACCACGGTGCTTCGCTATGCCATGGGCAAGTGGCGGCGGTGCCTGCTGCTGTCCGTCCAGGGCAGCCTGGTGACCGGTTGGCACGGCATGGGCAAGGGGGTCCGCGAGGGGGCGGTGCGCCGCATCGGCGTCGCGCTGCGCGAGCAGAGCACCTTCCGCCTGGTGCGCGACACGCGGTCGCACTACGTGGGCCCCGTCCGCCGGGATGCGGCCATGGCCGTCTTCTACCGGCTGCTGGGTGCGGACAAGCGGCCCGACCCCACTTACCCGAAGACCGCGGTGATTCTCCCGCTGCTCGTGCGCGGCAAGGTCGTCCACCTGCTGTATCTGGACAACGGGCCCGATCAGCTCACGCCCCCCACCGACGTGGGCGAACTGCTCATCCTCGCCCAGAGCGTGGGCCGCTCGTACGAGGCGATGATCCGGCGCCGCAAGAGCGCCTGA
- a CDS encoding serine/threonine-protein kinase translates to MSQVRYQSLGPLLSGEGSRAFLGLALEEGVSPRPVVLIWAPQDIAQDPELTARLRRETQRAVVFDHPHILRVHGLVNLEQGLARITEYADGESVRRVMEVTPRIPPPLAARLVADAALGVHYAHMAGNDDGSPLVHGDLRPETLIISFQGMCKVTGYGALSVAPRERGGRRVRNRRKYSAPEQLLGGREAVNIQTDVFLLGLTLYECLTGKVPFKDAKDADTATLTEALPSLPPPIPRTLDAVVQRATAKRAQERYPSALTLREAIVEAMGGLPETDVVAAFMNKLFPPQDEARGARAKVLELGIADVIRREGLPVPPPAQAVPSNTVAPAPVPVAAPPQKAVAPPPAAKKPTAAPAPPPPAPAAAPASPAVAAPPPAVAAVPPAVAAPPAPGPEAPAPASPPAKKSSRGARISLVVASLALASVAAIVVSRDQLPPHLRTYLDSLTATDASDSDLPETPQSPLGLADAGTPDGGTDAGVDTMLELIVDPRVEVGLSDGGTLGRTPLSVPFTPGRHSLSLSNAFLGIQTARTLTVNPTGRTTHRIYLNKGFVTVKAPPGAMVQVDGRKIGIAPVEELDLYEGYHRLVVTVDGARWQKSFQITPSQRLVFDVDFEEPAETAEE, encoded by the coding sequence ATGAGTCAGGTTCGCTATCAATCGCTGGGACCCTTGCTGTCAGGAGAGGGCTCCCGTGCTTTCCTTGGCCTCGCACTCGAGGAAGGTGTCTCGCCCCGGCCCGTGGTGCTCATCTGGGCGCCGCAAGACATCGCCCAGGATCCGGAGCTGACCGCGAGGCTCCGCCGGGAGACTCAGCGCGCGGTCGTCTTTGATCATCCGCACATCCTGCGCGTGCACGGCCTGGTCAACCTGGAGCAAGGGCTGGCGCGCATCACCGAGTACGCGGACGGTGAGTCGGTGCGGCGGGTGATGGAAGTCACCCCGCGCATCCCTCCCCCGCTGGCCGCTCGGCTGGTGGCGGACGCCGCCCTGGGCGTCCACTACGCGCACATGGCGGGCAATGACGATGGCTCGCCGCTCGTCCACGGAGACCTGCGTCCCGAGACGCTGATCATCTCCTTCCAGGGCATGTGCAAGGTGACGGGCTACGGGGCCCTCAGCGTCGCGCCGCGCGAGCGGGGCGGACGCCGCGTGCGCAACCGGCGCAAGTACAGCGCCCCCGAGCAACTGCTGGGTGGCCGCGAGGCCGTCAACATCCAGACGGATGTCTTCCTGCTGGGCCTCACCCTCTACGAGTGCCTCACCGGCAAGGTCCCCTTCAAGGACGCGAAGGACGCGGACACGGCCACCCTCACCGAGGCCCTGCCATCCCTGCCCCCACCCATTCCGCGCACGCTCGACGCGGTGGTACAGCGGGCCACCGCCAAGCGCGCTCAGGAGCGCTACCCGTCCGCCCTCACCCTGCGTGAAGCCATCGTGGAGGCCATGGGTGGACTGCCTGAAACGGACGTCGTCGCGGCGTTCATGAACAAGCTCTTCCCGCCCCAGGATGAGGCGCGGGGAGCACGGGCCAAGGTGCTCGAACTGGGGATCGCGGACGTCATCCGCCGCGAGGGCCTCCCCGTTCCTCCTCCGGCCCAAGCGGTCCCCTCCAACACCGTGGCCCCTGCGCCCGTGCCCGTGGCAGCGCCCCCGCAGAAAGCCGTGGCGCCCCCGCCCGCAGCGAAAAAGCCCACTGCGGCCCCCGCTCCCCCGCCCCCTGCTCCTGCCGCGGCTCCTGCCTCACCGGCGGTGGCTGCTCCTCCACCGGCGGTGGCCGCTGTGCCACCGGCCGTCGCCGCCCCACCGGCTCCCGGCCCCGAGGCGCCTGCCCCGGCAAGCCCCCCCGCCAAGAAGTCCTCCCGGGGTGCTCGCATCTCGCTGGTGGTGGCCTCCCTGGCGCTGGCCTCCGTGGCGGCCATCGTGGTGTCCCGCGACCAGCTTCCTCCCCACCTCCGCACCTATCTGGACTCCCTGACCGCCACGGATGCTTCGGATTCCGATCTCCCGGAGACGCCGCAGTCCCCGCTGGGGCTCGCCGACGCGGGGACGCCCGATGGGGGAACGGACGCCGGGGTGGACACGATGCTGGAGTTGATCGTGGACCCCCGCGTGGAGGTCGGCTTGTCCGATGGTGGGACACTCGGCCGCACTCCCCTGTCCGTGCCTTTCACCCCCGGCCGGCATTCGCTCTCCTTGAGCAACGCCTTCCTGGGCATCCAGACGGCGCGCACGCTGACCGTGAACCCCACGGGCCGCACCACGCACCGCATCTACCTGAACAAGGGCTTCGTCACCGTGAAGGCCCCTCCGGGGGCCATGGTTCAGGTGGATGGCCGGAAGATTGGCATTGCCCCCGTCGAAGAGCTGGATCTGTATGAGGGCTACCACCGGCTCGTGGTCACGGTGGATGGCGCACGCTGGCAGAAGAGCTTCCAGATCACCCCGAGCCAGCGCCTCGTCTTCGACGTGGACTTCGAGGAGCCCGCGGAAACCGCGGAGGAATGA
- a CDS encoding FecR family protein has product MAGSQNVRRQAPFLLGLALILAALPIGYFVFLREPPPPPVRVPPPPPVVEVPPPSKPVQLSLQKVEGTVEVRRGKGAWEVAQPGAALHPSDAVRTQAASSAVIIGDEAVEVLVGAGTEVSVDSLTDELSRVLLETGIATATVRPGKRHTFEVKAANSDALARTTAGTFSMSNDGAGTVAVGAREGEVTFLGKGKVVIVRAGQQSVVTPTSTGPSEPAPVPSSLLRKVAWPDSRRNQRRIKISGEAVPGSRLEMGGQHFFPGPDGKFERTVDLKEGENLVQLRASSVMGTQQEAAQNYKVDTSPPKKLKVDLPWGSSSSPEVPAQTESP; this is encoded by the coding sequence ATGGCTGGATCTCAGAACGTCAGGCGCCAGGCGCCCTTCCTCCTCGGACTCGCGCTGATTCTGGCAGCCCTGCCGATCGGGTATTTCGTCTTCTTGCGTGAGCCGCCCCCGCCTCCGGTCCGGGTTCCGCCTCCACCGCCCGTCGTGGAGGTCCCCCCACCGAGCAAGCCAGTGCAGCTGTCCCTCCAGAAGGTGGAGGGCACGGTGGAGGTGCGGCGGGGCAAGGGCGCCTGGGAGGTGGCCCAGCCCGGCGCGGCGCTTCATCCTTCGGACGCGGTGCGCACCCAGGCCGCTTCCTCGGCGGTCATCATCGGTGACGAGGCGGTGGAGGTCCTCGTGGGGGCGGGCACCGAGGTGTCCGTGGACTCGCTGACGGACGAGCTGTCCCGCGTCTTGCTCGAGACCGGTATCGCGACGGCCACCGTGCGTCCCGGCAAGCGGCACACCTTCGAGGTGAAGGCGGCGAACAGTGACGCGCTGGCGCGCACCACCGCCGGTACCTTCAGCATGAGCAATGACGGGGCTGGCACCGTGGCGGTGGGGGCCCGCGAGGGCGAGGTGACATTCCTTGGCAAGGGCAAGGTGGTCATCGTCCGGGCCGGCCAGCAGTCCGTGGTGACGCCCACCAGCACCGGCCCGTCCGAGCCCGCGCCGGTGCCGAGCAGCCTGCTGCGCAAGGTCGCCTGGCCCGACAGCCGGCGAAACCAGCGCCGCATCAAGATCTCCGGGGAGGCCGTGCCCGGCAGCCGCCTGGAGATGGGCGGCCAGCATTTCTTCCCGGGGCCGGATGGGAAGTTCGAGCGCACCGTGGACCTCAAGGAGGGCGAGAACCTCGTGCAGCTCCGCGCCTCCTCCGTGATGGGGACGCAGCAAGAGGCGGCTCAGAATTACAAGGTCGACACAAGCCCTCCCAAAAAGCTCAAGGTGGATCTCCCTTGGGGCAGTTCCTCTTCTCCCGAAGTCCCCGCACAGACGGAGAGTCCATAA
- a CDS encoding YccF domain-containing protein yields MRLLLNLLWVVFGGGFIIWIEYLLGGLLLCLTIIGIPFGLQCFKLAWLGLLPFGKDILDEPGANPVGCVLNVFWIVVAGIWIFLSHLGLALGLAVTIIGIPFAIQHVKLAMLALAPFGKRVRS; encoded by the coding sequence ATGCGCCTGCTCTTGAATCTCCTCTGGGTCGTGTTCGGTGGTGGCTTCATCATCTGGATCGAATACCTGCTCGGCGGCTTGCTGCTCTGCCTCACCATCATCGGGATTCCCTTCGGATTGCAGTGCTTCAAGCTCGCCTGGCTGGGGTTGCTGCCCTTCGGAAAGGACATCCTCGATGAGCCAGGGGCCAACCCCGTAGGCTGCGTGCTGAACGTCTTCTGGATTGTCGTCGCCGGTATCTGGATCTTCCTGAGCCACCTCGGATTGGCCCTGGGCCTGGCGGTTACGATCATCGGCATTCCCTTCGCCATCCAGCACGTGAAGCTCGCGATGCTGGCGCTGGCGCCCTTCGGCAAGCGCGTGCGCTCGTAG
- a CDS encoding VOC family protein, with protein MDVQGFHHVAIQARDVERVTAFYRDLLGFPELTRHLRPDGTLRSIWVGVPGGGFLAIEAVSGPPEASPFRHEQPGLLLLAFRMARASRAGVVETFARAGVPLEHETRWTVYVRDPEGNRVALSHHPED; from the coding sequence ATGGACGTTCAGGGCTTCCACCATGTGGCCATTCAGGCGAGGGATGTGGAGCGGGTGACCGCCTTCTACCGGGACCTGCTTGGCTTTCCCGAATTGACCCGGCACCTCCGGCCGGATGGCACCCTGAGGAGCATCTGGGTTGGGGTGCCCGGGGGAGGCTTTCTGGCCATCGAGGCCGTTTCGGGCCCCCCCGAGGCGTCACCGTTCCGTCACGAGCAGCCGGGGCTGCTGCTGCTGGCCTTCCGGATGGCCCGCGCGTCGCGGGCGGGGGTGGTGGAGACGTTCGCCCGGGCGGGGGTGCCGCTGGAGCACGAGACGCGGTGGACCGTGTACGTCCGGGACCCGGAGGGCAACCGGGTGGCGCTGAGCCATCACCCAGAGGACTAA